The Anoplopoma fimbria isolate UVic2021 breed Golden Eagle Sablefish chromosome 20, Afim_UVic_2022, whole genome shotgun sequence genome includes a window with the following:
- the LOC129109107 gene encoding DENN domain-containing protein 3-like isoform X3, with protein sequence MADHMPPVLLEACVVLGASSDKLREVSQAINNNGTPEHLLLEPEVLHVLVPLFVSRPPAGSEAVRSHGKKRRSFLRKKKEQPPPAAATPIQAGGSEDVSVPKDIDLMALPQLCFPGGLQVTNEQKDEQFHFLVFTDVFGNKTHGVVMQCYRPILEGTSVFQNGAGSSKFSQLFSAYSFCVISKYPYFTALKDCLSCLLIQLKTCLLSDMEERVKEFAAKLALVPIPPPGQLHLMFTLGPLTIVLPSREDKDHPAIDLDLHLPFFFFRPQQLLQGLSCLLQEQRVVLFSADWARLTLVAESFLLFLQPYVPVLARGMLDFLMAPTAFLMGCHLSHLEEVATETDDLVLINIDNGSVSTSCSETVDLPEIPLAAADCFTKRCQTLQINFDLYQCHHASCTDISEQRAQRRAWQHDLNVDIQRITLELMVNIFRDVSSHLNYEHRVFNSEEFLKTREPAEQLFYKNVLETHIFHLFLKDRLNRKMDNFARMELSTRSEMQRMKAMVEVPRRPTMQEIQARRKCSIIESKMSKRLGMSLPNLGDDRTLSFQRNSLLTRITVSDPALRTPPKPARVFKLPDFPVSLSFHSVQSYYSELIQQLGKAIFSVQNENSTLLARFYYLRGFINTLCWRRLDALGDFQNLYKTDTAIFPTQLVTWLVDSLHRDERQQAEKRPELKRLILKVKTENEKLSVQPDDHVKKFELPRKHLHQEEFVRCVQECGIVNDVATIHRLFDAFTNGQTKQVDPELFRVFYTFWKEMEAEAQDFNLPSEVIDHLDNSECVYKLSSCVKTSHGVGQIAMTQKRLILLTVGRQSFLEITKFRDIQEVKIASAAFLLVRIPSLRIKTSSRLEVFEANLKTETELWNLVVKEMWAGRKMADQHKDPQYMTQALTNVLLMDAVMGCLQTQRPIIAASKLAYFDKIKHEVPMMVPKTTSETLKHKINPSLDLAEPQTVHVLLYTPGQLTCKDSEGEMNPKLWVALGGGKVVVFDAASWSMLQDCIQVGASQLHCMLGLVQGQVWIGSQDSVIYIIDTHSMSCNKQLTEHRHEVTGLTVDPRDKHNRTAFPSQATYSCSCDGTILQWDTVSLKVKQQFHLSCDRLSSIQIYNGTLWGCCGDAIVELKKNGNPQRRMALPDDIRSMPSSFSSFIVIPERGQLWTGCADSGELCLWHTNNHRRPFKRISLPGSSGVTCMIRVKDQIWVGCRGQSGIGGQCDGQLRSQVLVMDAESHTVAKELQAHSDSIQTLCSAEDRYVLSGSACRDGKIAIWKVE encoded by the exons ATGGCGGACCATATGCCTCCTGTTCTGCTAGAAGCCTGTGTGGTGCTTGGAGCATCTAGCGACAAACTCCGTGAGGTCTCCCAG GCCATTAACAACAATGGAACTCCAGAGCACCTCCTGTTGGAGCCGGAGGTGCTGCATGTCCTGGTGCCTCTATTCGTTAGCAGACCACCAGCTGGGAGTGAAGCAGTGAGGTCACATGGGAAGAAGCGGCGCTCTTTTCTCCGGAAGAAAAAGGAACAACCACCTCCAGCTGCAGCAACTCCAATCCAAG CAGGCGGAAGTGAAGATGTTAGTGTTCCTAAAGACATCGACCTCATGGCTTTACCTCAGCTCTGCTTCCCCG gtggGCTTCAAGTTACCAATGAACAGAAAGATGAACAATTCCACTTCCTGGTTTTCACTGATGTCTTTGGCAACAAGACCCATGGAGTAGTAATGCAATGTTACCGACCGATACTG GAAGGGACATCTGTCTTCCAGAATGGAGCTGGATCCTCCAAGTTTTCTCAGCTTTTCTCTGCCTACAGTTTCTGTGTCATATCAAAGTACCCTTACTTCACTGCACTCAAAGACTGTCTGTCATG TCTGTTGATCCAGCTAAAAACTTGTCTTTTATCTGACATGgaggagagagtgaaggagTTTGCAGCCAAACTGGCGCTGGTGCCTATTCCCCCTCCTGGACAACTacatttg ATGTTTACCTTGGGTCCTCTGACCATTGTATTACCATCCAGAGAAGACAAAGACCATCCAGCTATAGATTTAGACCTCCATctgcctttcttcttcttcaggccACAGCAgctactacag GGACTGTCTTGTCTCCTGCAGGAGCAGCGGGTGGTGTTGTTTTCTGCTGACTGGGCCAGACTCACGCTGGTGGCGGAGAGCTTCTTGCTTTTTCTGCAG CCATATGTTCCTGTCCTGGCCAGAGGCATGCTGGACTTTCTCATGGCCCCTACTGCCTTCCTCATGGGCTGCCATCTCAGCCATTTGGAAGAAGTTGCTACT GAAACCGATGATCTGGTCCTAATCAACATTGATAACGGAAGTGTCTCCACTTCTTGTTCTGAGACTGTTGACCTACCAGAGATTCCCCTGGCTGCTGCAGACTGCTTCACAAAGAG GTGTCAAACACTGCAGATTAATTTTGATCTGTATCAGTGCCACCATGCAAGCTGCACTGACATCAGTGAGCAGCGGGCACAGAGAAGAGCGTGGCAACACGACCTCAACGTCGACATCCAGAGGATCACACTGGAGCTGATGGTCAACATATTCAG GGATGTTAGCAGTCATCTAAACTATGAACATCGAGTGTTCAACAGTGAAGAGTTCCTGAAAACCAGAGAGCCAGCTGAGCAGCTGTTTTACAAAAAC GTGTTGGAAACACACATCTTCCACTTGTTCCTCAAGGATCGTCTCAACAGAAAAATGGACAACTTTGCGCGAATGGAACTCAGTACTCGTTCTGAGATGCAGAG GATGAAGGCTATGGTTGAGGTCCCACGCAGACCCACAATGCAAGAGATTCAAGCCCGGAGAAAGTGCTCTATTATAGAGAGCAAGATGAGTAAGAGACTGGGGATGAGCCTCCCTAACCTCGGAGACGACCGAACTCTGAGCTTCCAAAGAAACTCACTGCTGACCAGGATCACTGTGTCTGACCCCG CACTGAGAACTCCTCCTAAACCAGCAAGGGTGTTTAAGCTCCCAGATTTCccagtctctctgtctttccacTCTGTCCAAAGTTATTACAGTGAGCTGATCCAGCAGCTTGGCAAAGCCATCTTCTCTGTCCAAAATGAGAACTCTACTCTGCTGGCCAG ATTCTACTACTTACGTGGTTTCATTAACACATTGTGTTGGCGGCGGCTGGACGCTTTGGGTGATTTCCAGAACCTCTACAAGACCGACACAGCCATTTTCCCCACACAGCTGGTCACGTGGCTCGTGGACTCACTGCACCGGGACGAGAGACAGCAAGCTGAAAAGCGACCTGAACTCAAGAGACTTATCCTCAAG GTGAAGACAGAGAATGAGAAGCTGTCGGTGCAGCCTGATGACCATGTGAAGAAGTTTGAGCTTCCCCGGAAGCATCTGCATCAGGAAGAGTTTGTGCGATGCGTTCAGGAGTGCGGCATCGTTAATGACGTAGCAACCATACATCGTTTATTTGATGCTTTCACTAATG gCCAGACAAAGCAGGTTGATCCCGAACTCTTCAGAGTCTTCTACACCTTCTGGAAGGAGATGGAAGCCGAGGCACAAGACTTCAACTTGCCTTCTGAGGTCATAGACCATCTTGACAATAGCGAGTGTGTCTACAAGTTGTCGTCATGTGTCAAGACCTCCCACGGAGTCGGTCAAATTGCCATGACTCAGAAACGTCTCATCCTGCTTACTGTTGGACGACAGAGCTTCCTGGAAATCACAAAGTTCAGAGACATACAG GAGGTGAAGATTGCCTCAGCTGCCTTTCTACTTGTTCGTATTCCTTCCCTTCGTATCAAGACCTCCAGTAGGCTTGAGGTTTTTGAGGCCAATCTGAAGACAGAGACCGAACTCTGGAACCTTGTGGTGAAGGAGATGTGGGCCGGACGCAAGATGGCCGACCAGCACAAG GACCCTCAGTACATGACTCAGGCTCTGACCAACGTCCTGTTAATGGATGCTGTCATGGGCTGCCTACAGACACAGAGGCCCATCATTGCTGCCTCAAAGTTGGCCTACTTTGATAAGATCAAACATGAAG TGCCCATGATGGTGCCTAAAACTACCTCAGAGACTCTAAAACACAAGATCAACCCATCACTGGACCTGGCTGAACCTCAGACTGTACATGTGCTGCTATACACACCTG GTCAGCTGACTTGCAAAGACTCAGAGGGTGAGATGAACCCAAAGCTGTGGGTGGCTCTCGGTGGGGGCAAAGTGGTTGTGTTCGATGCAGCTAGCTGGTCCATGCTGCAGGACTGCATCCAGGTCGGAGCGTCACAGCTG CACTGCATGCTGGGATTGGTCCAGGGGCAAGTGTGGATTGGCTCTCAGGACTCAGTAATCTACATCATTGACACTCACAGCATGTCCTGCAACAAACAGCTGACTGAGCACAGACACGAAGTGACCGGACTCACGGTGGACCCCAGAGATAAACACAACAG AACTGCCTTTCCTAGTCAGGCGACATACTCCTGTAGCTGTGATGGGACGATTCTGCAGTGGGACACGGTCAGTCTCAAAGTGAAGCAACAGTTCCACCTCAGCTGTGACCGTCTCTCCTCCATACAGATCTATAATGGAACACTGTGGGGCT GTTGTGGTGACGCCATTGTGGAACTGAAAAAGAATGGGAACCCACAAAGAAGAATGGCACTTCCTGATGACATACGGAGCATGCCCAGTAGCTTCAGCAGCTTCATCGTCATCCCAGAG CGAGGTCAGTTGTGGACGGGCTGTGCAGACTCAGGGGAGTTGTGTCTCTGGCACACTAACAACCACAGACGTCCATTCAAGAGAATCTCCCTGCCAGGCAGTTCAGGGGTCACCTGTATGATTCGAGTCAAGGACCAG ATCTGGGTGGGCTGTCGTGGCCAGAGCGGTATCGGAGGTCAGTGTGACGGTCAGCTGAGAAGTCAGGTGTTGGTGATGGACGCAGAGAGCCACACAGTGGCGAAGGAGCTGCAGGCCCATTCAGACAGCATCCAGACACTTTGCTCTGCTGAGGATCGATACGTCCTGAGTGGCTCTGCATGCCGAGATGGCAAGATCGCCATCTGGAAAGTCGAGTAG
- the LOC129109107 gene encoding DENN domain-containing protein 3-like isoform X1, with the protein MADHMPPVLLEACVVLGASSDKLREVSQAINNNGTPEHLLLEPEVLHVLVPLFVSRPPAGSEAVRSHGKKRRSFLRKKKEQPPPAAATPIQGGSEDVSVPKDIDLMALPQLCFPGGLQVTNEQKDEQFHFLVFTDVFGNKTHGVVMQCYRPILEGTSVFQNGAGSSKFSQLFSAYSFCVISKYPYFTALKDCLSCLLIQLKTCLLSDMEERVKEFAAKLALVPIPPPGQLHLMFTLGPLTIVLPSREDKDHPAIDLDLHLPFFFFRPQQLLQGLSCLLQEQRVVLFSADWARLTLVAESFLLFLQPLSWQQPYVPVLARGMLDFLMAPTAFLMGCHLSHLEEVATETDDLVLINIDNGSVSTSCSETVDLPEIPLAAADCFTKRCQTLQINFDLYQCHHASCTDISEQRAQRRAWQHDLNVDIQRITLELMVNIFRDVSSHLNYEHRVFNSEEFLKTREPAEQLFYKNVLETHIFHLFLKDRLNRKMDNFARMELSTRSEMQRMKAMVEVPRRPTMQEIQARRKCSIIESKMSKRLGMSLPNLGDDRTLSFQRNSLLTRITVSDPALRTPPKPARVFKLPDFPVSLSFHSVQSYYSELIQQLGKAIFSVQNENSTLLARFYYLRGFINTLCWRRLDALGDFQNLYKTDTAIFPTQLVTWLVDSLHRDERQQAEKRPELKRLILKVKTENEKLSVQPDDHVKKFELPRKHLHQEEFVRCVQECGIVNDVATIHRLFDAFTNGQTKQVDPELFRVFYTFWKEMEAEAQDFNLPSEVIDHLDNSECVYKLSSCVKTSHGVGQIAMTQKRLILLTVGRQSFLEITKFRDIQEVKIASAAFLLVRIPSLRIKTSSRLEVFEANLKTETELWNLVVKEMWAGRKMADQHKDPQYMTQALTNVLLMDAVMGCLQTQRPIIAASKLAYFDKIKHEVPMMVPKTTSETLKHKINPSLDLAEPQTVHVLLYTPGQLTCKDSEGEMNPKLWVALGGGKVVVFDAASWSMLQDCIQVGASQLHCMLGLVQGQVWIGSQDSVIYIIDTHSMSCNKQLTEHRHEVTGLTVDPRDKHNRTAFPSQATYSCSCDGTILQWDTVSLKVKQQFHLSCDRLSSIQIYNGTLWGCCGDAIVELKKNGNPQRRMALPDDIRSMPSSFSSFIVIPERGQLWTGCADSGELCLWHTNNHRRPFKRISLPGSSGVTCMIRVKDQIWVGCRGQSGIGGQCDGQLRSQVLVMDAESHTVAKELQAHSDSIQTLCSAEDRYVLSGSACRDGKIAIWKVE; encoded by the exons ATGGCGGACCATATGCCTCCTGTTCTGCTAGAAGCCTGTGTGGTGCTTGGAGCATCTAGCGACAAACTCCGTGAGGTCTCCCAG GCCATTAACAACAATGGAACTCCAGAGCACCTCCTGTTGGAGCCGGAGGTGCTGCATGTCCTGGTGCCTCTATTCGTTAGCAGACCACCAGCTGGGAGTGAAGCAGTGAGGTCACATGGGAAGAAGCGGCGCTCTTTTCTCCGGAAGAAAAAGGAACAACCACCTCCAGCTGCAGCAACTCCAATCCAAG GCGGAAGTGAAGATGTTAGTGTTCCTAAAGACATCGACCTCATGGCTTTACCTCAGCTCTGCTTCCCCG gtggGCTTCAAGTTACCAATGAACAGAAAGATGAACAATTCCACTTCCTGGTTTTCACTGATGTCTTTGGCAACAAGACCCATGGAGTAGTAATGCAATGTTACCGACCGATACTG GAAGGGACATCTGTCTTCCAGAATGGAGCTGGATCCTCCAAGTTTTCTCAGCTTTTCTCTGCCTACAGTTTCTGTGTCATATCAAAGTACCCTTACTTCACTGCACTCAAAGACTGTCTGTCATG TCTGTTGATCCAGCTAAAAACTTGTCTTTTATCTGACATGgaggagagagtgaaggagTTTGCAGCCAAACTGGCGCTGGTGCCTATTCCCCCTCCTGGACAACTacatttg ATGTTTACCTTGGGTCCTCTGACCATTGTATTACCATCCAGAGAAGACAAAGACCATCCAGCTATAGATTTAGACCTCCATctgcctttcttcttcttcaggccACAGCAgctactacag GGACTGTCTTGTCTCCTGCAGGAGCAGCGGGTGGTGTTGTTTTCTGCTGACTGGGCCAGACTCACGCTGGTGGCGGAGAGCTTCTTGCTTTTTCTGCAG CCTCTGTCGTGGCAGCAGCCATATGTTCCTGTCCTGGCCAGAGGCATGCTGGACTTTCTCATGGCCCCTACTGCCTTCCTCATGGGCTGCCATCTCAGCCATTTGGAAGAAGTTGCTACT GAAACCGATGATCTGGTCCTAATCAACATTGATAACGGAAGTGTCTCCACTTCTTGTTCTGAGACTGTTGACCTACCAGAGATTCCCCTGGCTGCTGCAGACTGCTTCACAAAGAG GTGTCAAACACTGCAGATTAATTTTGATCTGTATCAGTGCCACCATGCAAGCTGCACTGACATCAGTGAGCAGCGGGCACAGAGAAGAGCGTGGCAACACGACCTCAACGTCGACATCCAGAGGATCACACTGGAGCTGATGGTCAACATATTCAG GGATGTTAGCAGTCATCTAAACTATGAACATCGAGTGTTCAACAGTGAAGAGTTCCTGAAAACCAGAGAGCCAGCTGAGCAGCTGTTTTACAAAAAC GTGTTGGAAACACACATCTTCCACTTGTTCCTCAAGGATCGTCTCAACAGAAAAATGGACAACTTTGCGCGAATGGAACTCAGTACTCGTTCTGAGATGCAGAG GATGAAGGCTATGGTTGAGGTCCCACGCAGACCCACAATGCAAGAGATTCAAGCCCGGAGAAAGTGCTCTATTATAGAGAGCAAGATGAGTAAGAGACTGGGGATGAGCCTCCCTAACCTCGGAGACGACCGAACTCTGAGCTTCCAAAGAAACTCACTGCTGACCAGGATCACTGTGTCTGACCCCG CACTGAGAACTCCTCCTAAACCAGCAAGGGTGTTTAAGCTCCCAGATTTCccagtctctctgtctttccacTCTGTCCAAAGTTATTACAGTGAGCTGATCCAGCAGCTTGGCAAAGCCATCTTCTCTGTCCAAAATGAGAACTCTACTCTGCTGGCCAG ATTCTACTACTTACGTGGTTTCATTAACACATTGTGTTGGCGGCGGCTGGACGCTTTGGGTGATTTCCAGAACCTCTACAAGACCGACACAGCCATTTTCCCCACACAGCTGGTCACGTGGCTCGTGGACTCACTGCACCGGGACGAGAGACAGCAAGCTGAAAAGCGACCTGAACTCAAGAGACTTATCCTCAAG GTGAAGACAGAGAATGAGAAGCTGTCGGTGCAGCCTGATGACCATGTGAAGAAGTTTGAGCTTCCCCGGAAGCATCTGCATCAGGAAGAGTTTGTGCGATGCGTTCAGGAGTGCGGCATCGTTAATGACGTAGCAACCATACATCGTTTATTTGATGCTTTCACTAATG gCCAGACAAAGCAGGTTGATCCCGAACTCTTCAGAGTCTTCTACACCTTCTGGAAGGAGATGGAAGCCGAGGCACAAGACTTCAACTTGCCTTCTGAGGTCATAGACCATCTTGACAATAGCGAGTGTGTCTACAAGTTGTCGTCATGTGTCAAGACCTCCCACGGAGTCGGTCAAATTGCCATGACTCAGAAACGTCTCATCCTGCTTACTGTTGGACGACAGAGCTTCCTGGAAATCACAAAGTTCAGAGACATACAG GAGGTGAAGATTGCCTCAGCTGCCTTTCTACTTGTTCGTATTCCTTCCCTTCGTATCAAGACCTCCAGTAGGCTTGAGGTTTTTGAGGCCAATCTGAAGACAGAGACCGAACTCTGGAACCTTGTGGTGAAGGAGATGTGGGCCGGACGCAAGATGGCCGACCAGCACAAG GACCCTCAGTACATGACTCAGGCTCTGACCAACGTCCTGTTAATGGATGCTGTCATGGGCTGCCTACAGACACAGAGGCCCATCATTGCTGCCTCAAAGTTGGCCTACTTTGATAAGATCAAACATGAAG TGCCCATGATGGTGCCTAAAACTACCTCAGAGACTCTAAAACACAAGATCAACCCATCACTGGACCTGGCTGAACCTCAGACTGTACATGTGCTGCTATACACACCTG GTCAGCTGACTTGCAAAGACTCAGAGGGTGAGATGAACCCAAAGCTGTGGGTGGCTCTCGGTGGGGGCAAAGTGGTTGTGTTCGATGCAGCTAGCTGGTCCATGCTGCAGGACTGCATCCAGGTCGGAGCGTCACAGCTG CACTGCATGCTGGGATTGGTCCAGGGGCAAGTGTGGATTGGCTCTCAGGACTCAGTAATCTACATCATTGACACTCACAGCATGTCCTGCAACAAACAGCTGACTGAGCACAGACACGAAGTGACCGGACTCACGGTGGACCCCAGAGATAAACACAACAG AACTGCCTTTCCTAGTCAGGCGACATACTCCTGTAGCTGTGATGGGACGATTCTGCAGTGGGACACGGTCAGTCTCAAAGTGAAGCAACAGTTCCACCTCAGCTGTGACCGTCTCTCCTCCATACAGATCTATAATGGAACACTGTGGGGCT GTTGTGGTGACGCCATTGTGGAACTGAAAAAGAATGGGAACCCACAAAGAAGAATGGCACTTCCTGATGACATACGGAGCATGCCCAGTAGCTTCAGCAGCTTCATCGTCATCCCAGAG CGAGGTCAGTTGTGGACGGGCTGTGCAGACTCAGGGGAGTTGTGTCTCTGGCACACTAACAACCACAGACGTCCATTCAAGAGAATCTCCCTGCCAGGCAGTTCAGGGGTCACCTGTATGATTCGAGTCAAGGACCAG ATCTGGGTGGGCTGTCGTGGCCAGAGCGGTATCGGAGGTCAGTGTGACGGTCAGCTGAGAAGTCAGGTGTTGGTGATGGACGCAGAGAGCCACACAGTGGCGAAGGAGCTGCAGGCCCATTCAGACAGCATCCAGACACTTTGCTCTGCTGAGGATCGATACGTCCTGAGTGGCTCTGCATGCCGAGATGGCAAGATCGCCATCTGGAAAGTCGAGTAG